GCCCTATATCAGTCTGGGGCGTTACATTCATGTCATGGCACAAAAGCGTGTAAATTAAGGATGTACTATGAGTGATTTTACCCAGACCGTTCCTGAGTTAGTGTCTTGGGCGAGAAAAAATGATTTCTCAATCTCACTGCCACCTGAAAGATTAGCTTTTTTGATGGCAGTCGCTGTATTAAACAGTGAACGCCTTGATGGCGAAATTAGTGAAGGGGAGTTAATTGACGCCTTTAGAGAGGTCTGTAAAGGCTTTGAGCAACCCGCAGAATCAATACAAGTTCGTGCCAATAACGCCATTAATGATATGGTCAAGCAACGGCTTTTTAACCGTTTTACCAGTGAGTTGGTAGAAGGTAATGCAATATACCGTTTAACACCGTTAGGCATTGGAATTAGTGATTATTATATTCGTCAACGTGAATTTTCATCGTTACGTTTATCTATGCAGTTATCCATTGTAGCGGGAGAACTCGATTCTGCTGCAAGTTCTGCTGAAGATGGTGGTGATGAATATCATTGGCATCGTAATGTTTTTGCGCCACTGAAATATTCAGTTGCAGAAATTTTCGATAGCATTGATTTGTCACAGCGAATAATGGATGAACAGCAAAATACAGTAAAAGAAGATATTGCAGCGCTATTAAATCAAGACTGGCAAGCCGCTATATCAAGCTGTGAACAACTGTTATCTGAAACCTCTGGCACATTAAGAGAGCTACAAGATACGCTTGAAGCCGCAGGTGATAAACTTCAAGCTAATCTATTGCGCATTCAAGAAGCAAACATGAATACGGGTCATGTTGATCAAATAGATACGTTAGTATTTGAGCTACAAAGTAAGCTAGACCGTATTATTAGTTGGGGTCAGCAATCTATTGATTTATGGATTGGCTATGATAGACACGTCCATAAATTTATTCGTACTGCGATTGATATGGATAAAAACCGTATATTTTCTCGTCGATTACGTCAATCAGTACAAAACTATTTCGACAGCCCATGGGCATTAACTTACGCTAATGCAGATAGGTTGTATGATATGCGTGATGAAGAACTGACTTTACGAGATGAAGAAGTCACAGGTGAATTACCTGAAGAACTCGAATATCAAATGTTCAGCGAAGTGAATGAACAAATAGCGCAATGGGTAGAGCAAGAGCTTGCTTCTTACAAATTAGAGCAACGAGCATTAGATCTCAGTTCAGTATTAGTTGAATATCTTGATCGTTACCCGCAACAGAAACATTTTGATGTTGCCCGTATTGTTATTGATCAGGCGGTACGATTAGGTGTAGCAAAAGCTGAGCTCGCAGGATTACCTGCAAAATGGTCAGAAATTAACGAATATGGAGCTAAGGTACAAGCGCATGTCATCGATACATACTGAACAATTTATGCCAGCAAAACTAGCTCAGGCATTAGTGAACTCACTTTTTCCTGAACTGGATAGCCAGTTACGTGCAGGTCGACATATTGGTATAGATTCTCTGGATAATCATGCTTTCTTGATGGATTTTCAAGATGAATTGTCAGATTTTTATGCGCGTTATAATGTTGAATTAATCCGAGCTCCAGAAGGCTTCTTCTATTTACGTCCTCGCTCAACTACGCTTATTCCCCGTTCTGTATTGTCTGAAATGGATATGCTGGTGGGGAAAATTCTTTGTTATCTCTATCTTAGCCCAGAGCGATTAGCGAATCAGGGTATATTTACTGTTCAAGAACTATTCGATGAGTTAAGAACGTTAGCAGATGAAAATAAATTATTACGTTTAGTGAATCAGCGTTCCACCGGTTCTGATCTTGATTTGCAAAAGCTGCAAGAAAAAATGAGAACCTCTCTAAATCGTTTACGTCGTTTAGGTATGATCTCATTCTTATTAAATGACTTGCAGCGTTTTTCAATAACAGAATCAGTGTTCCGCTTTGGTGCTGATGTACGTAGTGGTGATTCTCCACTTGAAGCTCAAATGCGAATGATCCGTGATGGTGAAGCGATGGCGCTTGATACAGGATCAGAGGCACCAAACGATGATGAAGAAAATGAAGATGAGCAATTACAATCAGGTGAAAATGATGCGGAGGAAGAAAATAAATGATTGAACGTGGAAAATTTCGCTCATTAACACTGATCAACTGGAATGGGTTCTTTGCTCGCACTTTTGACTTAGATGAATTGGTGACGACATTATCAGGCGGGAATGGTGCAGGTAAATCAACCACTATGGCTGCATTTATCACAGCAATGATCCCTGATCTTACTTTACTGCATTTTCGTAATACCACCGAAGCTGGATCAACAAGTGGCTCTCGTGATAAAGGATTATATGGAAAGTTACGCCCAGGTGTTTGTTACGCCGTATTAGATGTGATCAACTCACGTCATTTACGTGCTGTGGTAGGGGTACGTTTACAGCAGATTGCTGGCCGTGATAAAAAAGTTGATATCAAACCCTTTATGATCCAAGGGTTGCCAATGGCAGAAAACCCGACAGAAATTCTGACTCAAGCTGTTGCAGATCGCCAAGCACGGGTTTTACCACTCAATGAATTAAAAGAAAAAGTTGAAGCCATTGATGGGGTTGTTTTCAGACAGTTTAATTCAATTACTGACTTCCATGCAGTGATGTTTGATTTAGGGGTGATCCCTAAGCGCTTGCGGTCAGCCAGTGATCGTGCCAAATTTTATCGTTTAATTGAAGCCTCATTATATGGTGGTATTTCAAGTGCGATCACTCGTTCTTTACGTGATTACTTACTACCTGAAAATAGCGGAGTCAGAAAAGCATTCCAAGACATGGAAGGTGCGTTGCGGGAAAACCGTATGACGCTTGAAGCTATTCGTGTCACACAATCGGATCGTGATTTATTTAAACACCTGATCACAGAAGCAACATCTTACGTTGCGGCAGACTATATGCGTCATGCAAATGAACGACGCGTTCATCTTGATGAAGCTTTAGAAGTTCGCCGTGAGTTATGGAGCCAGAGAAAATCCATCAATAACGAGGCATATCGCTTTGTTGAAATGGGTAAAGAGCTGGAAGAACAACAAGCACTTTCTTCTGATCTTGAAGCGGATTATCAAGCAGCAAGTGACCGATTAAACCTAGTACAAAATGCAGTTCGTCAACAAGAAAAAATTGACCGTTATGTTGCCGATGTAGAAGAAATAACTTTTCGCTTAGAAGAACAAAGTGAAGTGGTTGAAGAAGCCGCGTCTAAGAAAGAAGAACTTGAAGCACGAGTAGAATCGGCAGAAGAAGAAGTCGATGAACTGAAAAGTCAGTTAGCAGACTATCAGCAAGCATTAGATGTACAACAAACACGCGCTATTCAATATCGCCAAGCTGTGCAGGCTTTAGAGCGTGCTAAAGCACAATGTGATATTGCTGATTTAGATGAAAGTAATGCTGATCAGTGGGCTGAACGTATTCAAGCAAAAATTCAAACCATTACCCATTCACTACTTTCTATGGAACAGAAACTTAATGTTTCTGAAGCAGCAAAAACACAGTTTGACCAAGCTTATAAATTGGTTAACGCTATTGTTGGTGAGGTTGATCGTAAAGATGCATGGAGTGCCGCCAAAACGGCATTACGTGAATGGTCTTCGCATCGACACCAAGCGGATAGGGTTCATCCTATTCGTATGCAATTAGCAGAATTAGAGCAACGTTTGCATCAGCGAAACAATGCTCAGCGTCAACTTGAAGAATTTAATAAACATCATGGCAAATCAATGGAGCCAGATGATCTTTTAATTTTACAAGATGAGTTAGAAGCTAAAATTGAAGAGCTTAGTGACTATGTTAATGAGTCTGGCGAACATCGCATGCAAATGCGCCAAGAGCTAGATCAACTCAAGCAACAAATTGAAAAGCTGAAAAAACAAGCCCCAGCATGGCTTGCAGCACAAGATGCATTAACGCAACTGTGTGAGCAAACTCGTCAATCTTTTGAAACGGGTCATCAAGTAACAGAATATATGCAACAGTTACTTGAAAAAGAGCGCGAAGCCACCGTATTACGTGATGAAACAGCAACACGCAAACAACAAATTGAAGCACAAATTGAACGTTTAAGTCAGCCAAGTGGTGCTGAAGATGGGCGGTTAATTACGTTAGCAGAGCGTTTTAATGGGGTTTTATTATCAGAGATTTATGATGATATTACATTAGATGATGCACCTTATTTCTCAGCGTTATATGGCCCTGCACGCCATGCCATCGTAGTACAAGATCTCTCTCTTGTTCAGGCGCAATTAGAAACATTAGAAGATTGCCCTGAAGATCTCTATTTTATCGAAGGCGATCCTCAATCTTTCGATGACAGTGTATTTAATGCACAAGAGATGGATAAAGCGGTTCTTATCAAGAGCTCTGATAGACAATGGCGTTATTCTCGCTATCCTGAGATCCCACTTTTTGGTCGTGCTGCGCGTGAAAATCAATTAGAAATATTATCTCGTCAACGCGATGAGCTTTCTGAACTTTATGCAACGCAAGCTTTTGATGTGCAAAAAATTCAACGAGCACACCATGCCTTTAGTCAATTTGTTGGGCAACATATTTCAGTCGCTTTTGAAGCTGATCCTGAAGAGGATATCCGCCAGCTTAATCAAAGACGTAATGAGCTAGAAAGAGCGTTAGCACAATATGAAGAAAGTACTCAGCAGCAGCGCCAACATTATGCTCGTGCCAAAGAATCACTGAATCTGCTTAATAAACTGATCCCTCAAGTGAATATCTTGATGGATGAAACATTGATTGACCGTGTTGAAGAGCTACGTGAAGAGCTATATGTCGCTGAAGAGTCTATGCGCCACTTACAGCGTCATGAAAAAGCACTAGCAACGCTAGAACCTATTGCGTCAATTTTGCAAAGTGATCCACAAGAGCATGAGCAATTAGCGCAAGACTATGAACAAGCAAAGGAAGAACAACAGCGTTATCAACAACAAGCTTTCTTGTTGGTGGAAGTCGTACAACGTCGTGCGCATTTTAGTTATAGCGATGCAGTTGAGATTGTGAGCGAAAATAGCGATCTTAATGAGAAGTTACGTCATCGTTTAGAGATGGCAGAAACAGAACGGTCTACAGCAAGAGAGCTTTATCGCCAACAACAGGCGCAATGTGCTCAATTTAATCAAGTGCTCGCATCATTAAAAAGTTCTTTTGATACTAAATCTGAATTACTTAGAGAGCTTGAGCAAGAGATGCGTGATACGGGGATACATATTGATGTTGGAGCAGAAGTAAGAGCAAAAGAACTGCGTGATCAACGTTATTCTGCCGTTAGTGCTAACCGTACTCGTATTAGCCAACTTGAGCGCGATATCGCACTTAGTGAAGCCGAACGTGATAATTTAACCAAAAAAATTCGTAAACTTGAGCGTGATTACACTCAAATTCGTGAGCATGTTGTGAGTGCAAAAGCGGGTTGGTGTGCTGTGATGCGATTAGTGAAAGAAAATGGCATGGAACGTCGTTTACATCGCCGAGACTTCGCTTACCTTTCTGCTGATGAATTGCGTTCAATGTCGGATAAGGCGCTAGGTGCATTACGTCAAGCTGTTGCTGATAATGAATACTTACGTGATGCATTACGTCGTTCTGAAGATGCTAAATATCCTGATCGTAAAGTTCAGTTCTTTATTGCGGTATATCAGCATTTAAGAGAGCGTATTCGCCAAGATATCATTAAAACTGATGATCCAGTTGATGCAATTGAACAGATGGAAATTGAGCTTGCACGCTTAACGGAAGAACTGACAAGCCGTGAACAGAAATTAGCGATTAGCTCACGAAGTGTAGCGAATATTATTCGCAAAACTATCCAGCGAGAGCAAAACCGTATCCGTATGCTAAACCAAGGTTTACAAGCGGTTTCATTTGGCCAAGTGCGAGGTGTTCGACTTAACGTCAATATTCGTGAAAGCCATCAAGTGCTTCTTGATGTGTTATCAGAAGAAGATAATCAATACCAAGACTTATTTAAAAACCAAAACCTTACCTTCTCTGAAGCGATGGCGAAGCTCTATCAACGTTTAAATCCACAAGTAGATATTGGGCAACGTATGCCACAAACGGTGGGAGAAGAGCTGTTAGATTATCGTAATTATCTAGAAATGGATGTCGAGGTTAATCGTGGGCCAGAAGGGTGGTTAAAAGCGGAAAGTGGCGCGTTATCAACGGGCGAAGCGATTGGTACTGGTATGTCAATTTTGGTGATGGTTGTACAAAGTTGGGAAGAAGAATCTCGGCGCTTAAGAGGAAAAGATATTTCCCCTTGTCGTTTGCTTTTCCTCGATGAAGCTGCACGTTTGGATGCTAAATCTATTGCAACGCTATTCGAACTTTGTGATCGTTTAGATATGCAGTTAATCATTGCGGCACCAGAAAATATCAGTCCAGAAAAAGGTACGACTTATAAACTCGTCCGTAAAGTGTTCAATGGTACAGAACATGTTCACGTTGTGGGTTTAAAAGGTTTTGGTCAACACGCAGAAAAAGATAAAATTGCATCATCAAATGTTGCTGAAATAACAGAATAATTTTATTTGGTTATCAGCTAAAAATAGGCAAATAGAAGGCGCTACGGGCATATACTCATAGCGCCTTCTTTTTTCAAAGTGTTAGATAGATCAAAAAATGAAAGTAAATTAACAAGAAAATGAAAATTTAAATGATATAACGTGCGCTATATCTCATTTAAATGTAAGCGTGATGTCTATGATTGTTCCCGTATGTGATTAATATAAAAATTAAAGGAAAGAAAATGCGTAAAGTCACGTTAGCTTTTAGTGCAATTGCTTTAGCGTTAAGTTTAAATGGCGCGGCAATGGCAAAAGTTCATATGCCAGAAGTTGTAAGCCCAGGTGTTACTGTTGCTCAATTAGCACAACAACAACCAATTAATTGGGTTTCTGTTGCAGAAATCGAAAAAAGCTTAGCTGGTCAAGCACCGATGGCTGTTGGTTTTGATATTGATGATACTGTTTTATTCTCCAGCCCAGGTTTTTATCGCGGTAAACTAGAATATTCTCCAAATGATTTCAGTTATCTGAAAAACCCAGAGTTCTGGGAAAAAATGAATAACGAGTGGGATAAATTCAGTATG
This portion of the Proteus vulgaris genome encodes:
- the mukF gene encoding chromosome partition protein MukF; this translates as MSDFTQTVPELVSWARKNDFSISLPPERLAFLMAVAVLNSERLDGEISEGELIDAFREVCKGFEQPAESIQVRANNAINDMVKQRLFNRFTSELVEGNAIYRLTPLGIGISDYYIRQREFSSLRLSMQLSIVAGELDSAASSAEDGGDEYHWHRNVFAPLKYSVAEIFDSIDLSQRIMDEQQNTVKEDIAALLNQDWQAAISSCEQLLSETSGTLRELQDTLEAAGDKLQANLLRIQEANMNTGHVDQIDTLVFELQSKLDRIISWGQQSIDLWIGYDRHVHKFIRTAIDMDKNRIFSRRLRQSVQNYFDSPWALTYANADRLYDMRDEELTLRDEEVTGELPEELEYQMFSEVNEQIAQWVEQELASYKLEQRALDLSSVLVEYLDRYPQQKHFDVARIVIDQAVRLGVAKAELAGLPAKWSEINEYGAKVQAHVIDTY
- the mukE gene encoding chromosome partition protein MukE translates to MSSIHTEQFMPAKLAQALVNSLFPELDSQLRAGRHIGIDSLDNHAFLMDFQDELSDFYARYNVELIRAPEGFFYLRPRSTTLIPRSVLSEMDMLVGKILCYLYLSPERLANQGIFTVQELFDELRTLADENKLLRLVNQRSTGSDLDLQKLQEKMRTSLNRLRRLGMISFLLNDLQRFSITESVFRFGADVRSGDSPLEAQMRMIRDGEAMALDTGSEAPNDDEENEDEQLQSGENDAEEENK
- the mukB gene encoding chromosome partition protein MukB; its protein translation is MIERGKFRSLTLINWNGFFARTFDLDELVTTLSGGNGAGKSTTMAAFITAMIPDLTLLHFRNTTEAGSTSGSRDKGLYGKLRPGVCYAVLDVINSRHLRAVVGVRLQQIAGRDKKVDIKPFMIQGLPMAENPTEILTQAVADRQARVLPLNELKEKVEAIDGVVFRQFNSITDFHAVMFDLGVIPKRLRSASDRAKFYRLIEASLYGGISSAITRSLRDYLLPENSGVRKAFQDMEGALRENRMTLEAIRVTQSDRDLFKHLITEATSYVAADYMRHANERRVHLDEALEVRRELWSQRKSINNEAYRFVEMGKELEEQQALSSDLEADYQAASDRLNLVQNAVRQQEKIDRYVADVEEITFRLEEQSEVVEEAASKKEELEARVESAEEEVDELKSQLADYQQALDVQQTRAIQYRQAVQALERAKAQCDIADLDESNADQWAERIQAKIQTITHSLLSMEQKLNVSEAAKTQFDQAYKLVNAIVGEVDRKDAWSAAKTALREWSSHRHQADRVHPIRMQLAELEQRLHQRNNAQRQLEEFNKHHGKSMEPDDLLILQDELEAKIEELSDYVNESGEHRMQMRQELDQLKQQIEKLKKQAPAWLAAQDALTQLCEQTRQSFETGHQVTEYMQQLLEKEREATVLRDETATRKQQIEAQIERLSQPSGAEDGRLITLAERFNGVLLSEIYDDITLDDAPYFSALYGPARHAIVVQDLSLVQAQLETLEDCPEDLYFIEGDPQSFDDSVFNAQEMDKAVLIKSSDRQWRYSRYPEIPLFGRAARENQLEILSRQRDELSELYATQAFDVQKIQRAHHAFSQFVGQHISVAFEADPEEDIRQLNQRRNELERALAQYEESTQQQRQHYARAKESLNLLNKLIPQVNILMDETLIDRVEELREELYVAEESMRHLQRHEKALATLEPIASILQSDPQEHEQLAQDYEQAKEEQQRYQQQAFLLVEVVQRRAHFSYSDAVEIVSENSDLNEKLRHRLEMAETERSTARELYRQQQAQCAQFNQVLASLKSSFDTKSELLRELEQEMRDTGIHIDVGAEVRAKELRDQRYSAVSANRTRISQLERDIALSEAERDNLTKKIRKLERDYTQIREHVVSAKAGWCAVMRLVKENGMERRLHRRDFAYLSADELRSMSDKALGALRQAVADNEYLRDALRRSEDAKYPDRKVQFFIAVYQHLRERIRQDIIKTDDPVDAIEQMEIELARLTEELTSREQKLAISSRSVANIIRKTIQREQNRIRMLNQGLQAVSFGQVRGVRLNVNIRESHQVLLDVLSEEDNQYQDLFKNQNLTFSEAMAKLYQRLNPQVDIGQRMPQTVGEELLDYRNYLEMDVEVNRGPEGWLKAESGALSTGEAIGTGMSILVMVVQSWEEESRRLRGKDISPCRLLFLDEAARLDAKSIATLFELCDRLDMQLIIAAPENISPEKGTTYKLVRKVFNGTEHVHVVGLKGFGQHAEKDKIASSNVAEITE